One window of Thiomicrorhabdus lithotrophica genomic DNA carries:
- a CDS encoding vWA domain-containing protein: protein METWLLNLFSLLEVFGITQLFEQSEGMAFESPEWLWLIWLWPLLWAISALFTARNDLSELTANRQLRVKHVLIHKMQNHMAPISVRSWSMRGVFFNLFRGLIITCLAVALAQPIQKLPTPTEPESKTVRDIVFVIESSASFLLPDYEINGQPETRMNVVKQVLDNFIGELKGNRFSLAIYADSAYTLLPLTNDQTLARLTLKRLKPYLAGRTDTAMGEALGLALKQTDQSTGITKANADTLKRVVVLISDGLSQPSRIELTEVVNYAQLLQVPIYSIGVGASSEKADKRIYSGLLYQSLESESLQALAEQTKGQYFQVGSGQEITTVLEQINQAEGVPYIAPPAPPQKQDLYPYPLIVALVLLGIYWILSILWMSYSAKPRLKSNPNSHSPKPVKGGA from the coding sequence ATGGAAACTTGGCTTTTAAATTTATTTTCACTGCTTGAGGTTTTTGGAATAACTCAGCTGTTTGAGCAGAGTGAAGGCATGGCGTTTGAGTCTCCTGAGTGGTTGTGGCTAATCTGGTTGTGGCCACTTTTGTGGGCAATCAGTGCGCTGTTTACTGCTAGAAATGATTTAAGTGAACTTACCGCTAACCGTCAGTTACGTGTGAAACACGTTCTCATCCATAAAATGCAAAACCATATGGCGCCCATCTCAGTTAGAAGCTGGAGTATGAGAGGTGTTTTTTTTAATCTGTTCAGAGGGTTGATTATTACTTGCTTGGCGGTTGCTTTGGCACAGCCAATACAAAAATTACCTACGCCTACTGAGCCTGAGAGCAAGACGGTAAGAGACATTGTTTTTGTCATTGAAAGCTCGGCTTCCTTTTTGCTGCCAGATTATGAAATTAACGGCCAGCCTGAAACACGAATGAATGTAGTTAAGCAAGTGTTAGATAATTTTATCGGTGAGTTGAAGGGTAATCGATTTAGTTTAGCGATTTATGCCGACAGTGCTTATACCTTGTTACCGCTGACCAATGATCAAACCCTAGCGCGTTTAACGTTAAAGCGATTAAAACCTTATTTAGCTGGGCGAACGGATACCGCGATGGGTGAAGCATTAGGTTTGGCCTTAAAACAGACGGATCAGTCCACAGGGATTACTAAGGCCAATGCGGATACGTTGAAAAGAGTGGTGGTTTTAATTAGTGATGGTTTAAGCCAACCTAGCCGAATAGAGTTAACAGAGGTGGTTAATTATGCTCAGCTCTTGCAAGTACCCATCTATAGTATTGGTGTTGGTGCTAGCAGTGAAAAGGCTGACAAACGTATTTATAGTGGTTTGCTCTATCAATCCTTAGAGTCAGAATCGTTACAAGCGCTAGCCGAACAGACCAAAGGGCAATATTTTCAAGTGGGTAGTGGGCAGGAAATCACTACGGTTTTAGAGCAGATTAACCAGGCAGAGGGTGTGCCTTATATCGCGCCACCAGCACCTCCACAAAAACAAGACTTATACCCTTATCCGTTAATTGTTGCCTTAGTGCTTTTAGGTATCTATTGGATTCTGAGTATTCTGTGGATGAGTTATTCGGCAAAACCAAGGCTGAAATCCAATCCCAACTCACATTCCCCAAAACCAGTGAAAGGAGGCGCATAA
- a CDS encoding VWA domain-containing protein has protein sequence MIEAFLNGEMVWRAPIWLWALFLPLVIALMQRILRNSQKQNYADSHLWSWVAADVSSNVLGSSTAKTTRPGYLWRGLNFFKILLTGLFTPSRFLAIAWLCFVIAIAGPRSLDTQFDVQTRNGVDVMIDIDLSQSMTAEDVLPNRFLFAKSISESLVNQLETNDRVGLSVFAGQPHTVVPLTYDKDVFNRAVNLIEPGLLAIKGSWLDLALIGALNVLTQTGRPAKVLVVFTDGAPPFWKPVKLPKVVESLEVTKSQKQSDTGVKVIYVGVGKTRSATIPDSTHSSGKLHVNGLLVQSRLEESQLMKLAQKTEGVYLRAEPGQDFMQKLVAEVMQTAASYQDTTSRKVWINYAQPFMVVGVVSLLLAFYLWQMTSGLGQISKKRLRPFKARGVARKASSTTHSILSGLVAIPLTTILAFNVWPSPSMAAEGANKQRSNLEQAYQAFTSESYELAQSLYDASPSFEGWFGAGAAAYKQEDIESAVLYFRQAAWQAPSELKRAQALYNLGNSYYQANLLPQAIESFQQALKYQSPYAKAEHNLALAEERHKLEREGKLKKQKQEGKGEDEGSQGSDSAGAFYGGQKSADSDSKEPGFGSDGDSSGGSRHGNQVNLPNSDELTDYRLNPSIAKLRLNSLKKDSSVNKVIRAQQNQQRAEKFEHELQQLKDDQKILLKRIFEREAGFQAKQEKAHAIPGIQPW, from the coding sequence ATGATTGAAGCCTTTTTAAACGGTGAAATGGTTTGGCGCGCGCCGATTTGGCTATGGGCGTTGTTTCTGCCATTAGTAATTGCATTGATGCAACGTATATTACGAAACAGTCAGAAGCAAAACTACGCAGATAGTCATCTTTGGTCATGGGTCGCTGCGGATGTTTCAAGCAATGTTTTAGGTTCATCCACTGCAAAAACCACCAGGCCTGGTTATCTATGGCGAGGCTTAAATTTTTTCAAAATATTGCTTACTGGGTTATTTACCCCGAGTCGGTTTTTGGCGATTGCTTGGCTATGTTTTGTTATTGCGATTGCTGGCCCGCGTAGCCTAGATACTCAGTTTGATGTGCAAACGCGTAATGGTGTAGATGTGATGATAGATATCGATTTATCACAGTCTATGACGGCCGAAGACGTTTTACCTAACCGTTTTCTGTTTGCAAAATCGATCAGTGAATCTTTAGTCAATCAGCTGGAAACAAACGATAGAGTTGGGTTAAGTGTGTTTGCAGGGCAGCCGCATACAGTTGTTCCCTTAACCTATGATAAAGACGTCTTTAATCGGGCGGTAAACCTGATTGAACCAGGCCTGCTAGCCATTAAAGGTAGTTGGTTGGATTTAGCCTTAATTGGCGCTTTAAATGTCTTAACGCAAACAGGTCGGCCCGCAAAAGTGTTAGTGGTATTTACCGATGGCGCACCACCATTTTGGAAACCGGTAAAACTCCCTAAAGTGGTAGAGTCGTTAGAGGTAACTAAATCCCAAAAGCAGTCCGATACGGGTGTTAAAGTCATTTATGTGGGGGTGGGTAAAACACGTTCAGCCACCATTCCTGACAGCACTCATTCATCAGGTAAATTGCATGTTAATGGTTTATTGGTGCAGAGTCGTTTAGAAGAGAGTCAGCTAATGAAGCTTGCTCAAAAAACAGAAGGTGTGTATTTGCGTGCTGAACCGGGTCAAGACTTTATGCAAAAGCTGGTAGCTGAGGTGATGCAAACTGCCGCGAGTTACCAAGATACTACTTCAAGAAAAGTTTGGATCAACTACGCTCAACCTTTTATGGTGGTGGGTGTAGTAAGTTTACTGTTAGCCTTTTATCTGTGGCAGATGACTTCAGGGTTGGGGCAGATTTCAAAAAAACGATTAAGACCTTTTAAGGCTAGAGGCGTTGCTCGTAAAGCTAGTTCAACTACCCATTCTATACTAAGTGGTTTAGTCGCGATTCCGTTGACCACAATACTTGCCTTTAATGTTTGGCCAAGCCCCTCCATGGCGGCGGAAGGGGCTAATAAACAACGTTCGAATCTTGAACAAGCTTACCAAGCGTTTACCAGTGAGTCTTATGAGTTGGCACAATCTTTATATGATGCTTCTCCCAGTTTTGAAGGTTGGTTTGGGGCTGGTGCGGCGGCCTATAAGCAGGAGGATATTGAAAGTGCCGTACTTTACTTTAGACAAGCCGCTTGGCAAGCACCCAGTGAGTTAAAACGAGCACAGGCCTTGTATAACTTAGGCAATAGTTACTATCAGGCTAATTTGCTACCGCAAGCGATAGAATCTTTTCAACAGGCGCTAAAGTACCAGTCGCCCTATGCTAAGGCTGAACACAATTTGGCGCTTGCAGAAGAGCGTCATAAACTTGAAAGAGAAGGTAAGCTAAAAAAACAAAAGCAAGAAGGAAAGGGCGAGGACGAAGGCTCACAAGGTAGTGATTCTGCTGGAGCCTTTTATGGTGGTCAAAAGTCAGCCGACTCTGACTCTAAAGAACCAGGTTTTGGTTCTGATGGCGATTCATCTGGCGGTAGTCGTCATGGTAATCAAGTGAATTTACCAAACTCAGATGAGTTGACGGATTATCGTTTAAACCCAAGTATTGCTAAGTTGCGCTTAAATAGCTTGAAGAAGGATAGTTCGGTTAATAAAGTGATACGTGCGCAGCAAAATCAGCAACGCGCTGAAAAATTTGAACATGAATTACAGCAATTAAAAGATGACCAGAAAATATTGTTAAAGCGCATTTTTGAACGTGAGGCAGGTTTTCAGGCTAAACAAGAAAAAGCCCACGCTATTCCAGGAATACAGCCATGGTAA
- the trxC gene encoding thioredoxin TrxC, whose translation MIIMCPSCGGLNRVADDKLNKQASCGKCKQNLFPGKPIEMNGEQFTRALQKTDQPLVVDFWAPWCGPCQGFAPTFAQAAANFEPQARFIKINTENEQQIAAQYGIRSIPTLAIFQSGKELTRMAGAMDYGNFSRWLEQNLPK comes from the coding sequence ATGATTATTATGTGCCCAAGTTGCGGTGGATTAAACCGCGTTGCAGATGACAAATTGAACAAACAGGCTAGCTGTGGGAAATGTAAACAGAACTTGTTTCCAGGTAAGCCGATTGAAATGAACGGTGAACAGTTTACGCGCGCGCTGCAAAAGACTGACCAACCTTTAGTGGTTGATTTTTGGGCGCCTTGGTGTGGACCTTGCCAAGGTTTTGCACCAACATTTGCTCAAGCAGCGGCTAATTTTGAGCCTCAAGCGCGTTTTATCAAAATAAATACAGAAAACGAACAGCAAATTGCCGCACAATATGGCATTCGATCTATTCCTACTTTAGCGATATTCCAATCGGGAAAAGAGCTAACGAGAATGGCTGGTGCGATGGATTATGGTAATTTTAGCCGTTGGCTAGAGCAGAACTTACCCAAATAA
- a CDS encoding dynamin family protein translates to MTPKERYLKLQQHLTEENPVLLDIINTYKELDKIGYKTGLLKRDESYATQISWWPLISVLGTFSAGKSTFINGYTSKAVQSTGNQAVDDKFTVLCYGGNDEVTTLPGLALDSDPRFPFFGISKEIEKVKTGEGSRIDNYLQLKTTNSAALKGKIIIDSPGFDADSQRDSTLRITNHIIEMSDLVLVFFDARHPEPGAMRDTLEHLVATTINRKDSDKILYILNQIDTAAQEDNPEEVIGSWQRAISSQGLVGGNFYAIYNEESANDFNDSAKAERFKRKKDLDLARINSRIDKVSIERTYRIANAMETIIEDMHAHKIPLIEKAITSWRRKVIAADIAVFTALIIALFFVLKMFGMFNTPFLEWPVFQMMQDSIIYGAGYSAIAVLIIFVIHWFLRAKFSKWDSARIEKTNPQLANALRHNTRFWRGMFPKEPRGWSKRNRRKLSKIVTASKKAIQKLNDQFANPSGKQDGNSASLQTVNEQVIEEKAPVKEDINKEVAIKIETPESTIAESTEAKTVASEK, encoded by the coding sequence ATGACACCCAAAGAGCGCTATCTAAAATTACAACAACATCTTACTGAAGAAAACCCCGTTCTATTAGATATCATTAATACCTATAAAGAACTCGATAAAATCGGCTATAAAACAGGATTGTTAAAGCGTGATGAGTCTTACGCAACTCAAATATCTTGGTGGCCATTAATCTCAGTTTTGGGTACGTTTTCGGCAGGTAAATCAACCTTTATTAATGGCTACACAAGTAAAGCGGTTCAATCGACAGGAAACCAAGCGGTTGATGATAAATTTACCGTACTTTGTTACGGTGGTAACGATGAAGTTACGACTTTACCAGGCCTGGCACTTGACTCTGACCCACGCTTTCCTTTTTTTGGTATCAGCAAAGAGATTGAAAAAGTAAAAACTGGAGAAGGGAGCCGTATTGATAACTATCTCCAGCTTAAAACAACGAATTCAGCGGCTTTAAAGGGTAAAATTATTATCGACTCGCCAGGATTTGATGCAGATTCTCAGCGCGATTCAACCTTACGGATTACCAATCACATTATCGAAATGTCAGATTTAGTATTGGTTTTCTTTGATGCCCGCCATCCGGAACCAGGCGCTATGCGAGATACTTTAGAGCATCTAGTAGCAACCACTATTAACCGTAAAGACTCTGATAAAATTCTCTACATTCTTAATCAAATCGACACAGCGGCTCAAGAGGATAACCCAGAAGAGGTCATTGGATCCTGGCAACGTGCAATTTCTAGCCAGGGTTTAGTCGGCGGGAACTTCTACGCGATTTATAATGAAGAATCTGCAAATGATTTTAACGATAGCGCAAAAGCAGAACGATTTAAGCGTAAAAAAGATTTAGATTTAGCACGTATTAACTCAAGAATTGACAAGGTGAGTATAGAGCGTACTTATCGTATTGCCAATGCGATGGAAACCATCATTGAGGATATGCATGCTCATAAAATACCACTCATAGAAAAAGCTATTACCTCTTGGCGAAGAAAGGTCATTGCTGCAGATATCGCTGTTTTTACAGCACTTATAATCGCACTTTTCTTTGTGCTCAAAATGTTTGGCATGTTTAATACCCCATTCTTAGAGTGGCCAGTATTTCAAATGATGCAAGACTCAATTATTTATGGTGCAGGCTATAGTGCAATAGCGGTGTTGATTATTTTTGTCATTCACTGGTTTTTACGCGCTAAATTTTCAAAATGGGATTCTGCTCGAATTGAAAAAACTAACCCACAATTGGCCAATGCGTTACGACATAACACGCGTTTTTGGCGTGGTATGTTCCCAAAAGAACCAAGAGGTTGGAGCAAACGTAACCGCCGTAAACTAAGCAAAATTGTTACTGCAAGCAAGAAAGCAATTCAAAAACTTAACGATCAATTTGCTAACCCATCAGGCAAACAAGACGGCAATTCGGCTTCCTTACAGACTGTTAACGAACAGGTAATCGAAGAAAAAGCACCAGTTAAAGAAGACATTAATAAAGAAGTAGCGATTAAAATAGAAACCCCAGAATCTACCATTGCTGAATCAACTGAGGCTAAAACAGTTGCATCTGAAAAATAA